In Halorussus limi, a genomic segment contains:
- a CDS encoding metal-dependent hydrolase — protein sequence MWPWEHLAVGYLCYSLLVRLSGRGAPRPWPVVALAVGTQFPDLVDKPLAWTVGVLPSGHSLAHSLFAALPVAALAVTVGAALGRRRDGSERVGAAFALGYLSHLPADVFYPALVGGEPNYGFLFWPVVPAAETEVGVGFAEMVRLLLGRYVRRLARGEVSPYLAVELGLLASVFGLWVLDGLPPLRWVWSRVVLGRPAEEAS from the coding sequence ATGTGGCCGTGGGAACACCTCGCGGTCGGCTACCTCTGTTACTCGCTTCTGGTCCGACTCTCCGGTCGGGGAGCGCCCCGGCCGTGGCCGGTCGTCGCGCTCGCGGTCGGCACGCAGTTCCCCGACCTCGTGGACAAGCCGCTGGCGTGGACGGTCGGCGTCCTGCCGTCGGGCCACTCGCTGGCCCACTCGCTGTTCGCGGCGCTCCCGGTCGCGGCGCTCGCGGTGACGGTCGGGGCGGCGCTCGGACGCCGGCGAGACGGGAGCGAGCGCGTCGGCGCGGCGTTCGCGCTCGGCTACCTCAGCCACCTGCCGGCCGACGTGTTCTACCCGGCGCTGGTCGGCGGCGAACCCAACTACGGCTTCCTGTTCTGGCCGGTCGTTCCGGCGGCGGAGACCGAAGTCGGCGTCGGGTTCGCCGAGATGGTCCGACTGCTGTTGGGCCGGTACGTCCGGCGGTTGGCCCGCGGCGAGGTGTCGCCGTACCTCGCGGTCGAACTCGGCCTGCTGGCGTCGGTGTTCGGACTCTGGGTACTCGACGGCCTGCCGCCGCTCCGATGGGTCTGGTCGCGGGTCGTCCTCGGTCGGCCCGCCGAAGAAGCGTCGTAG
- a CDS encoding XapX domain-containing protein, translating into MNVTLTLLALLTGFVTGALFTFLGIPLPAPPRLPGLVGIVGIYVGYKTVEYFGAGIDLLAALGLAG; encoded by the coding sequence ATGAACGTGACACTCACGCTCCTCGCGCTCCTGACGGGGTTCGTCACGGGCGCGCTGTTCACCTTCCTCGGCATTCCGCTGCCCGCACCGCCACGGCTCCCCGGTCTGGTCGGCATCGTCGGCATTTACGTCGGCTACAAGACGGTCGAGTACTTCGGCGCGGGCATCGACCTGCTGGCGGCGCTCGGACTGGCGGGCTGA
- a CDS encoding DUF7556 family protein — protein sequence MSWTLPTAELDESFEDGEIMFAVDETDDERTTVIADVSNDEAYIAMPFEESNTLSQWR from the coding sequence CTGAGCTGGACACTCCCCACCGCAGAACTGGACGAATCGTTCGAGGACGGCGAAATCATGTTCGCGGTCGACGAGACGGACGACGAGCGCACGACCGTCATCGCCGACGTGTCGAACGACGAGGCGTACATCGCGATGCCCTTCGAGGAATCGAACACGCTATCGCAGTGGCGCTGA
- a CDS encoding DUF1616 domain-containing protein, with protein MSHETPADTWVDRLARPALPVDLLAVVGYVAVAVVVLSQPGVYGTPLAAAIGLPLLFFAPGYALVSALFPGATPDDARADVTLADVRQHGLSGNERAALGFGVSLALLPVLGVAVAVSPWTIAPATVLLSVALATVAFAVVGAGRRLRRPADRRFSLPVGAWLDDARRSVSTGPLSDRVLNVGLAVGVLLAVGAMGYAVASPGPGQSYTSIALLSQNETGELVADDYPRTFERGQSKPLVVELTNHASQPTDYSVVAELQRVRKADDGGAKVVQDQQMATFTPTVGPGQTWQTTHEVTPTMTGENLRLTYLVYEGDPPKNPTTENAYDHVHIWVNVTA; from the coding sequence ATGAGTCACGAAACGCCCGCCGACACGTGGGTCGACCGCCTCGCGCGCCCCGCGCTCCCGGTCGACCTCCTCGCGGTCGTCGGCTACGTCGCGGTCGCGGTCGTCGTCCTCTCGCAACCCGGCGTCTACGGGACGCCGCTGGCGGCCGCCATCGGGCTTCCGCTCCTGTTCTTCGCGCCGGGGTACGCGCTCGTCTCGGCGCTGTTCCCCGGCGCGACCCCCGACGACGCCCGGGCCGACGTGACCCTCGCCGACGTGCGCCAGCACGGCCTCTCGGGCAACGAGCGCGCCGCGCTCGGCTTCGGGGTCAGCCTCGCACTGCTCCCGGTGTTGGGCGTCGCGGTCGCGGTCTCGCCGTGGACCATCGCGCCCGCGACCGTCTTGCTGTCGGTGGCGCTCGCGACGGTCGCGTTCGCGGTCGTCGGGGCGGGCCGACGACTCCGCCGACCCGCGGACCGCCGGTTCTCGCTCCCGGTCGGGGCGTGGCTCGACGACGCCCGGCGGTCGGTTTCGACCGGGCCGCTCTCCGACCGCGTCCTGAACGTCGGTCTCGCCGTCGGGGTCCTGCTGGCGGTCGGCGCGATGGGCTACGCGGTCGCCTCGCCCGGGCCGGGCCAGAGCTACACGAGCATCGCGCTGCTCTCCCAGAACGAGACGGGCGAACTCGTCGCGGACGACTACCCCCGGACGTTCGAGCGCGGGCAGAGCAAACCGCTGGTCGTCGAGTTGACCAACCACGCGAGCCAGCCGACCGACTACTCGGTGGTGGCCGAACTCCAGCGCGTCCGGAAGGCCGACGACGGGGGCGCGAAGGTGGTGCAGGACCAGCAGATGGCGACGTTCACGCCCACCGTGGGACCGGGCCAGACGTGGCAGACCACCCACGAGGTCACGCCGACGATGACCGGCGAGAACCTGCGTCTGACCTACCTCGTCTACGAGGGCGACCCGCCGAAGAACCCGACCACGGAGAACGCGTACGACCACGTCCACATCTGGGTGAACGTGACGGCATGA
- a CDS encoding PKD domain-containing protein — translation MRRTVVAAVFAVLIAAAPIAGPVAAGGANASAPDEAANAPGPSARWSQTVGGGDDDKLATGVKVDGGYLVVGWSNSSTEGAHDGYVAMLDRAGQTKWERSYGESGVDRIYDVEKVEDGYLLAGMSAESSGDAWDGWVLKVGPEGEKRWSKTYGERGPEEFWSLAKSAGNIYVSGWTDDDGSAEAWTMQLTRGGDKVWSETYDTPRAGSDEYVNSIFVTDGGHLLMTGTTTSDRADPADAWVLKVEGDGERDWSKTYGGAEYDRIHDATVASDGGFVLAGRTASQGAGEQDGWMLKIDGDGERQWGRTFGTERSDAFYGIHNDPDGGYVVSGTKHVLGDEGADGWIVKTASSGKRDWGKTYGDSYWDKFWPVVEGHGGGFLAVGESTSYGESRDGWVVRVGGPSVAAIEDADANRTGTTVTLDGSPVRAVTLADSNVSGVLAVAERTNASALSPPGDALYAVEMNGPPALENGSATVEFAVRTGAVESDLSDVRVAQRTADGWSLLETTVVSDSNGTAVLSADVGGTGTLAVTSVPAPSASIDARTAVPVGESVALSASGSTAENGSLTAYEWSVGAKSATGEAANFSFDSPGKRTVNLTVTDQHGLRDTATKTLVVNDRPEINVETPDSMTVGKAGEFSADVSDDVGNVTVTWRFGDGAVTGESVEHSFGSPGTRTVTVVAKDEYGATVTKKVKVEVAAQGQQATTGTTQTDADGGVPGFGVSVTLVALVAAALVAVRLRD, via the coding sequence GTGAGACGAACGGTGGTTGCCGCGGTCTTCGCGGTGCTGATAGCCGCGGCCCCGATTGCGGGTCCGGTGGCGGCCGGGGGTGCGAACGCGAGCGCACCCGACGAGGCGGCCAACGCGCCGGGTCCGTCCGCGCGGTGGTCTCAGACGGTCGGCGGCGGCGACGACGACAAACTGGCCACCGGCGTGAAGGTCGACGGCGGCTACCTCGTCGTCGGCTGGTCGAACAGTTCGACCGAGGGTGCCCACGACGGCTACGTCGCCATGCTCGACCGGGCCGGCCAGACGAAGTGGGAGCGAAGCTACGGCGAGTCCGGCGTCGACCGCATCTACGACGTGGAGAAGGTCGAGGACGGCTACCTGCTCGCCGGGATGTCGGCCGAGTCGTCCGGCGACGCGTGGGACGGCTGGGTGCTGAAAGTCGGTCCCGAGGGCGAGAAGCGCTGGTCGAAGACCTACGGCGAGCGCGGCCCCGAGGAGTTCTGGTCGCTGGCGAAGTCCGCCGGTAACATCTACGTCTCGGGCTGGACCGACGACGACGGGTCGGCCGAGGCGTGGACGATGCAACTGACCCGCGGCGGCGACAAGGTCTGGAGCGAGACCTACGACACGCCCCGCGCGGGGTCCGACGAGTACGTCAACTCCATCTTCGTGACCGACGGGGGCCACCTCCTGATGACCGGTACGACGACGAGCGACCGGGCCGACCCCGCCGACGCGTGGGTGCTGAAGGTCGAAGGCGACGGCGAACGCGACTGGAGCAAGACCTACGGCGGCGCGGAGTACGACCGGATTCACGACGCGACGGTCGCCTCCGACGGCGGGTTCGTCCTCGCGGGACGGACCGCCAGTCAGGGCGCGGGCGAACAGGACGGCTGGATGCTCAAGATCGACGGCGACGGCGAGCGACAGTGGGGCCGGACGTTCGGCACCGAGCGGTCGGACGCGTTCTACGGCATCCACAACGACCCCGACGGCGGCTACGTCGTCTCGGGCACCAAGCACGTCCTCGGCGACGAGGGCGCCGACGGATGGATCGTGAAGACCGCCAGTTCGGGCAAACGCGACTGGGGCAAGACCTACGGCGACAGCTACTGGGACAAGTTCTGGCCGGTCGTCGAAGGCCACGGCGGCGGCTTCCTCGCCGTCGGAGAATCGACGAGTTACGGCGAGAGCCGTGACGGATGGGTCGTCCGGGTCGGCGGCCCCTCGGTGGCCGCCATCGAGGACGCCGACGCGAACCGGACCGGAACGACCGTGACCCTCGACGGGTCGCCGGTCCGAGCGGTCACGCTCGCGGACTCGAACGTCTCGGGCGTCCTCGCGGTCGCCGAACGGACCAACGCGTCGGCGCTCTCGCCGCCGGGCGACGCGCTCTACGCCGTCGAGATGAACGGTCCCCCGGCGCTGGAAAACGGGTCGGCGACGGTCGAGTTCGCGGTCCGAACCGGCGCGGTCGAGTCGGACCTCTCGGACGTGCGCGTCGCCCAGCGGACCGCGGACGGGTGGTCGCTGCTGGAGACGACCGTCGTCTCCGACTCGAACGGCACGGCCGTCCTCTCGGCCGACGTCGGGGGAACCGGCACGCTGGCGGTGACGAGCGTGCCCGCGCCCTCCGCGAGCATCGACGCCCGGACGGCGGTTCCGGTCGGCGAATCGGTCGCGCTCTCCGCCAGCGGTTCGACCGCGGAGAACGGGAGCCTGACCGCCTACGAGTGGTCGGTGGGCGCGAAGTCCGCGACCGGCGAGGCCGCGAACTTCAGCTTCGACTCGCCGGGCAAGCGCACGGTGAACCTGACGGTCACTGACCAGCACGGCCTTCGCGACACCGCGACGAAGACGCTGGTGGTCAACGACCGACCCGAGATTAACGTCGAGACGCCCGACTCGATGACGGTCGGCAAGGCCGGCGAGTTCTCGGCCGACGTGTCCGACGATGTCGGCAACGTGACCGTGACGTGGCGGTTCGGCGACGGAGCGGTCACCGGCGAATCGGTCGAACACAGCTTCGGGTCGCCCGGCACTCGGACCGTCACTGTGGTCGCGAAAGACGAGTACGGCGCGACGGTGACGAAGAAGGTGAAGGTCGAGGTGGCCGCGCAGGGCCAGCAGGCGACGACCGGTACGACGCAGACCGACGCCGACGGCGGCGTCCCCGGATTCGGCGTCAGCGTGACGCTGGTCGCGCTGGTCGCGGCCGCGCTGGTCGCGGTCCGCCTGCGCGACTGA
- a CDS encoding methylglyoxal synthase, with protein MPRVALIAHDDEKPVIIDLAREYESLLSTFDLVATGTTGERIAEETGLSVERKESGPIGGDTQIGAEVVEERLDGIVFLRDPLTAQPHEPDITALLRICDVHDVPMATTRTSAEFLLDGLAAETGESARGQM; from the coding sequence ATGCCACGCGTCGCACTCATCGCGCACGACGACGAGAAGCCCGTGATAATCGACCTCGCTCGGGAGTACGAGTCGCTGCTCTCGACGTTCGACCTCGTGGCGACCGGCACGACCGGCGAGCGAATCGCCGAGGAGACCGGTCTCTCCGTCGAGCGCAAGGAGTCGGGACCCATCGGCGGCGACACCCAAATCGGCGCGGAGGTCGTCGAGGAGCGACTCGACGGTATCGTCTTCCTCCGGGACCCGCTGACCGCCCAACCGCACGAACCCGACATCACCGCGCTCCTCCGCATCTGCGACGTTCACGACGTGCCGATGGCGACCACCCGGACCTCCGCGGAGTTCCTGCTCGACGGACTCGCCGCCGAAACCGGCGAGTCGGCCCGCGGTCAGATGTAG